The genomic region GCGTCGAGGTGCGCGCGCCCGACCATGCCCGGCCTCGACATGGCCTCGATGTCCAGCAGCAACGTCCGTTCGACGTCCGCCACCAGCTCCGGCAACGGCTGGGTGAGCCTGCGCCGCAACGACGCCAGCTCGCCACCGAGCCGGCGGATCCTGCGGTAGCCGTCCGTCGAGTACGCGTCCGGGTCGCCGGGGTCGTCGAGCGCGTCGGCCAGACCGGCCTGCTCGGCGTGCTCGCCGGGGAGGGCGTCCGCGATGACGAGCAACGGATCGTCCACAACGGACTGCCGGGACTGCACACCGGCGAGATCCCTGGCACGGGACCAGAGTGCGGCGAGGTCCCGTGCGGCGAGGCGCCAGCGCGAGCCGGTGAGGAGTCTCGCGGCCGCCGTGCCGGCGAGCGGGTCGACGAGCACCCTCAGCGCTGACACCAGATCGCGCACCTCGGGTTCGTCGAGCAGGCCGCCGAGCCCGACGACCTCGACGGGCAGACCGCGTTCCCGGAGAGCCGCCGCGATGGCCGCCATGTCCGACCGTCGCCGCACCAGCACGGCCGCGGTCGGCGGCGCGCCTTCCGCGTCGAGGTGCGCAACCCATTGCGCCGCAACGTTGTCCGCGACCCAGTCCAGCTCCTGGCGGATGTCGGCGTGCAATGCCAGCCGCACGTCCCCCTGGCCCGCACCGGGTCGCGCCTTGAGCTCGTCGACGTCGAGCCCGGCCTCCCGCAGCGGCAACGACACCGCGTTCGCCAGCTCCAGCACCTCCGGCGGGTTGCGGAAGCTGGTCAGCAGCCCGAACTTCTTCGTCGGCGGGAAGTCGTCCACGAACCGCGGCAGGTTCGCCGCCGACGCCCCGCGCCACCCGTAGATGGCCTGCGCGGGGTCACCGACCGACGTGACCGGCATCGGCTTGCCCTCACCGAACAGGCTGCGCAGCAGCACCCGCTGCGCGTGCCCGGTGTCCTGGTACTCGTCCAGCAGCACCGCCCCGTACCGGGCACGTTCGCCCTCGTTGACCTCGGGGAACTGGGCGAGCTGCGCGGCCAGCGACATCTGGTCGGCGAAGTCGAGGGCGGCTTCCTTGCGCTTGCGCTGCTGGTAGGCGTCGAGCAGTGGCAGCAGGGCGACCCGGAGTCGTTGCGCCGCAACGATCTCTTTGAGCTTTTCGGGCAGCGCGTCGCGTTGGCGCGGCGCCTTGGGGGCGTTCTCGACGAGCGCGGTGAACTTCTCGGCGTGTGCTTGGAGCTGGTCGGGCGTGACGAGGTGCTCACCGAGCTCGCCGGCGAGCGCGAGCAGGTAGCCGGTGATCGTGGCGGGCACCTTGTCGGTGTCGAGGTCCTTCGCCCACGTCGAGACCACGCGGTGCGCGAGCTGCCAGGCCGCGGTCTCGGTGAGCAGCCGGACGCCGGGCTCGACCGGGAGCCGGAGCCCGTGCTCGGTGACCAGGCGGCCCGCGTAGGCGTGGTAGGTGAGGACGACGGGTTCGCCGGTGAGCACGGCCATCTTGCGCTCACCGCTGGGGTCGAGGTCGTCGAGCAGGCTGGACCCGGCGAGCCTGCGGAGCCTGGCTCGGACGCGCTCGGCGAGCTGACGGGCGGCCTTGCGGGTGAAGGTGAGGCCGAGGACGCGGTCGGGTTCGACGAGGCCGTTGGCGACGAGCCAGACGACCCTCGCGGCCATGGTCTCGGTCTTGCCGGCACCGGCGCCCGCGATGACCAGAGCGGGCTGGGCGGGGGCGGCGATGACCTCGGCCTGCTCGGGGGTGGGCTTGTTGAGGCCTAGAGAGTCGGCGATCTCGAAGGGGCTGACGGTCATGGCGCGACCGGGTGGGGCGAAGGCGAGGTGGCGGGCTCGGCGACGGGTGCGGTGGCGGTGGTGGTGGGCGCGGCGGCCGCAGGCACAGCGGCGGGCGCGGTGGCGTTCGCCACAGGAGCACGGCGACGCGGCTCATCGCGTGAAGCGACAAACCGGTCACGGGTGCTGGGCAACGTCACCGACACATCTTCCTACCTGCTCCGAACGGCTCCGCACCACCCGGCCCGACACGTTCGTCCGACGTTCCGCCGGGCGAAAGACGCAGGTCACCGGCGAGCCGTGCACCCACTGCCACCTACTCGCTCACCTGGCGTCCTGACGGGTGGACCGGGCACGTCGTGCGGGCCGGGCAGCGGTCGCAGTCCGAGTTCTCCCGCGCGGTGTAGGACGGGCCGAGCACCGACTCCGCCGCGTCCTGCACGACCTCCAGCCACGCGCGCACGCCCTGTTCGTCGAGCGGGGCCTGGGTGCGTTCGACGGCGCCGGTCTTCTTGTCCTCGCGGGCCACGTACAGCAGCCGCGCGCCGCCCGGTTCGGTGCCCAGGCCGATGTGGGTGAAGCCGCCCAGCGAGGTCGCCAGCTGGTAGACGGCGAGCTGGGGGTGTTCCTGGCCGGCGTCGCGGGACACCGGGTTCTTGCCGGTCTTGATGTCCACCACGATCGGGCGGCCGTCGGCGTCGTGTTCGAGGCGGTCGACGCGGCCGCGGACCTGCAGCCAGGGGCCGCCGTCGCGTTTGGGGACCTCGACGGACATCTCCTCCTCGACCGCGACCTGGGTGAGCTGGCTGCGGGTCATGGTGAGCCAGGCGAGGAACGTGTCGAGCATCTTCTCGACGCGCATGCGTTCGCGGCGGGAGAACCAGGGGGCGCCCGCGTCGACGGCGGCCCAGGCCTCGTCGAGCTTGACGCGCAGTTGCCGAGCGTCGGCACCGGAGGCGGCGGCCTGGGCGAGGGCGTGGACCAGGGTGCCGGTCACCGAGGCGAGCTCGGCCGGGTCCTGGCCGCCGTGGCGTTCGACGACCCAGCGCAGCGGGCACTTGGTGATCACCTCGATGGTCGAGGGGGTCACGCTGACCTTTTGCTCCTCGGTCCACAGCGGAGCGTCCGACGACACCGCGGCGACGCCGTACCAGGACTCCGGGTGGGCGCCGGGGACGTTCGCCTCGGCCAGGCGGGCCAGCTGCGCGGCAGCGCGGGAGCGGCGGTCGGCGGGTTCGGCGTCCGAGCAGACCACGCGGCGCAGCTCGCCGACCAGCTCGGCGAGGACCAGGCCGCGCTGGGGGCGGTGGAGCTTGCGCTCGTCCTCGGCGGACGACTCGATCTCGTCCAGGAAGCGCGACGGCTGTTCGTCCTCGCCGCGGACCGCGCTGATCAGCAGCTTCGACCGGGCCCGGGAGGCGGCGACCAGGAGCAGCCGGCGTTCCTCGGCCAGGATCGGCGCCACCGCGGACACCGACGGTTCGAGGCCGGCCAGCACGTCCACCATGCGTTCGACGCCCAGCACCGTGCCGCGCAGGCGCAGGTCGGGCCACGACCCCTCCTGCACACCGGGCACGGCGACGACCTCCCACTCACGGCCGGCGGCGGCGTGCGCGGTCAGCACGGCCACCGCCTCGCCGATCGGGGCGGAGGCGGCCAGCGTGTCGCCGACGATCCGTTGCGACTCCAGGTAGTCCGCGAACCCGGCCACCCCGGAGCCCGGCAGCCGGTCGACGTACTTCGCGGCCGACTCGAACAACGCCACGATCGCGTCGAGGTCGCGGTCGGCCTGCATGCCGGTGACGCCGCGGCGGGACGACTGCGCGACCCAGCGCTCCTGCAGACCGGTCGCGGTCCACAGCTCCCACAGCACCGACTCCACCGACGCGCCGCGCTCGATCGTCTTGCGCGCCAACGCCAACAGGTGCGAGATCCGGCGGGCGGGCAGTGACTCGACGTCCTCCAGCGCGGCCAGCCGGTCCTCGGTCAGCAGCACCTCGACCAGCAGCTCACCGCTCGGCCGGTCGCCACCGGCGGCCATCTCCAGCCGCCGCAGCCCACGCCGCAACCGCCGCAGCGCCAACGGATCCGCGCCGCCATAGGAAGAAGACAACAGCATCGCCGCCGTGTCCTCGTCCAGTGAAGAAGGAGACGCCGCCGCACGCACCAGGGCCAGCAACGGGCGCACGGACGGTTGTTGCGCCAACGGCAGCTCATCGGACGGCACCGCCACCGGCACGCCCGCCGCGAGCAACGCCCGCTGCAGCACCGGCAACGACAACGTCGCCGACCGCACGATCACGGCCATCCGCGACCACGGCACCTCGTCGGCCAGGTGCGAGCGCCGCAGCTGGTCCGCCACCCACGTCGCCTCCTGCGCCGCCGACGCGAGCAGCCGCACCTGCACCGACCCTCGCCGTCGGCCGGCAGCACGCCCGCGTGGGCGACGCACCCGGCAGCCGGGCCGCCAGCCTCGCCACCGCGTCCCGCACCTCCGGCGTCATCCGGTGCGACCGCGGCAGCACCACCGTCTCGCCCGGCACGTCCCGCAGGATCTCCGGATCGGCGCCGCGGAACGTGAAGATCGCCTGGTCCGGGTCACCGGCCAGGACGAACCGCGCCGCACCCGACCCCAGCGACCTGATCAGCGAGTACTGCATCGGGTCGAGGTGCTGCGCGTCGTCGACCAGCAGGTACCGCACCCGTTGCCGCTCGGCCCACAGCAGGTCCTCGTCCGTGACGAACGCCGCGTACGCCGCCGACACCAGCTCGGCCGCGTCCAGTGCGGGGGCGAACGCCGTCGCGGAGTCCATCCCCGACAGCAGGTTCACCTCCTCGTACTGCTGCCCGAACCGCCCGGCCGCCACCCACTCGTCGCGCCCGTGCTCCTCGCCGAGCTCGATCAGGTCTTCCGGGCCGAGCCCGCGTTCGGCCGCCCGCAGCAGCAGGTCGCGCAGCTCGTGCGCGAAGCCGGGCAGCTCCAGCGCCGGCCGCAACCGCTCCGGCCAGTGCGCGGCACCGAGCTCGACGTCACCGGCCAGCAGGTCGCGCACCATCGCGTCCTGCTCAGGCCCGGACAGCAACCGCGGCGCCGGCTCCTCGAGCCGCACCGCCTGGTTGCGCAGCACCGCGAACGCGTACGAGTGCACGGTCCGCACCAACGGCTCGCGCACGGTCGAGAACCGCCCGGTCAGCAACCGCGTGATCTCGGCGCGCAACGCCACCGACGCGCGCCGGTTCGCGGTCAGCACCAGCACGTTCTCCGGATCGGCCCCGTGCTCCAGCACGACGTGCGCGGCGAGCTCGGCCAGCAGCGTCGTCTTGCCGGTGCCCGGACCGCCGAGCACCCGGAGGAAGCCCTCCTGCGTGAAGACCCGCTGGGCGGCCTCGTCCCACCGGGGACGCGGGCGCGTCTCCGGCTTCCGGCGGACCAGCTGGGGTGGAAGTGCCACGACTCGATTTCACCACGCTGCACCGACAAGATCAGTCACGCCCGCCGGTCGGAGCACCGCCCGGCGCCGTCACCGCACCTCGGAAGCGGCCGGCACACGTCCGCTGACCTGGCCGGACGTCACCCCGGCCCCGTCTGGTCACCGGGGTGGGAGGTTCTCCAGGAAGTCGCCGGCCGGCAGTGCCCCGCTGAAGTGGTCACCGGTCGCGAAGTCCGCGCCCGCGTCCCGCCACCACGCGGCCAGCTCGGCGCTGTCGATCCCGTCGACCGCCACCGACACGCCCTGCTCCCGCAGCAACGGCAGCAGCGCCGCCACGTACTGCGACCGGCTCGCCACCAGGCCGCGCGCCACGCGCACCGCCTGCACCGGCAGGTCGGCGGCGAGCAGGCCGAAGTCGAGCGGCCCCAGCCCGAAGTCGTCGACCGCGGTCAGGACGCCCATGCGGGCCAGCACCGCGACGTTGTCCGCGGCGTCGGCCATCGGCAGCACGGACCCCGGCACGCTGATCATCAGCTGCCCTGGGGCCAGCCCGACCTGGTCGAGCACCCGCACGACCCGCGTCACGAGGTCGGCGTCGGCCGACTGGTGCGCGGTGAGCCGCAGGGCGAGCGCGCGTTCGAACTGCCCGCGCTGCCGCCACCACACCGACTGGCCACCGGCCACCCGCAGCATCCACTCGCCGAGCGGCAGGATCAGGCCGGTCTGCTCGGCCAGCGCCGCGCACCGGTCGTGGCCCAGCGCCTCGGACTCCGGCCGCTCCCAGTGCATCGCGGCCTCGACCCCGCTGACCGCGCCGCTCGCCAGCTCGACGACCGGCCGGTACCGCACGGTGATCTCGCCGTTCTCCCACGCGCTCGGCATCTCGACGGCCAGCGCGTCGTCGCGGCGTTCCTCGGCGTCCTGACCGGCGTGGAACAGCTCCCACTGCCCGCGCCTGCCGCGCTTGGCCCGGCGCAACGCCCGTTCCGCCGAGCGCAGCACGTCGAGCGGTTCCACCTCGCCGCCGGGCCGGTGCACGACACCGGCGCTGACCGACACCGCCAGCCCGTGACCGTCCACATAGGTCGGTTCGAGCATCAGGTCCTCGTTGATGCCCTTCATGATCGTGTCGATGGGCGGGGTGGTCGCCGTGTTCTCGACCAGCACGCCGAACTCGTCCCCGCCGAACCGGGCGATCATGACCTTCTCGTCCGCCAGCAGCGCCTTGAGCCGCTGCGTGACGTGCTGCAGCATCCGTTCGACGACCCGGCCGCCGAAGCTGTCGCGCAGCATGCCGAACGCGTCGAGGTCGAGGTGGAAGACCGTGATGCCGTGCTCGGGATCGCCCTTGCGCAGCGCGATCTCCAGCTGCGTGGTGAAGAACTGCCGGTTCGGCAGCCCGGTCAGCGGGTCGTGCAGCGACTGGCGCTTCAGCTCGTTCTGCAGCAGCTCCAGCTCGGTGCCGTCCTCGACGACCACGACGAAGTGGCTCGGCTCGTCGTTCGCGCCGCGCAGCAGCGACGCCGCCAGCGTGACCCGTGCGACCTCGCCGTCCTTGCGCCGCAACCGCTGCGACTGCCGCACGCGGTCGGTGGTGCCGGCGGCCAGCTCGTCCATCGCCTCGCTCAGCATCTCGGCGAAGCCAGGCTCGACGAGGTCGAACAGCGGCACGCCGGTGAGCTCGTCCGCGGTGCGCTCGAGGATGTGGCCGATGGCCGCGTTCGCCCTGATCAGGGTGCCGTCCAGGTCGACGATCAGCACGCCGTTGGTGGACGACGTGACGACCTCGTTGAACCGGGCCTCGCTCTCCTTGAGGTTCCCAGTTCGCGTCACGGACGGCCTTGAGCAACGACTTCTGCAGGCTTTCTTGCTGCGCCAGCACCGACTCGGTGTTCGCGCCGGTGAACCCGGTGCCGAGCGCGCCCATCGCGAGCGCCACCCGTTCCGCGTAGCGCGCGACGGGCTGGAACTCCGGCAGCGCGAGCAGTCCCTTGCCGAGGACCTCGGTGGTGCACCGCAGCCCGAGCTTGCCCAGGTGACCGAGCGCGGCCAGGTCGGCGCCGACGGCCTCGACCGGTGCGGTGGCGAACGGTTCCGCGTGCAGCATCGAGCACAACGCGTCGAGCCGCTCACCCAGCTCCCGGTCGAGATCTTCACTGCCCAGCGGAATCGCGACCGTGCCGAGCAGGCGGTATGACCATTTGCGGGCAAGGGTCAGCCGCGCTCTCGCATTGTCCTGGGGCGAGGGCGTGCGGTCGGGCATTCGACTCGGGTTGGGCATTCGTGGCCGCCTCGCAATGGCTCCTGAGGTCCGGCAGTTTACCCACGCACGGTTGGTCTCACTTCAACCGGCGGCGTGAATCTTCACTCTATCGGTGTTCCCTACGGTTTACGACCGACGCCGGCGAAGGCGATCCTGTTGACGGCCGGATCATCGGAGATGTCACCGGGGCCGGTGGGACGCCATTCGGCGAACTTGACGAGTCCCGGTTCGACCAGTTCGAAATCACCGAAGAAGGCTTCGATCTCGTCGCGGTCGCGGTAGGTGACGTCGCCGCCGCCCGCCTTGCTCATCCGGTCCGTCACGGCCCGCGCCTCGTCGTTGACGTGGTCGCCGGCCATGTGCGAGATCGCGAGGTAGCTCCCGCTCGGCAGTGCCTCCCGGTAGCGCTTGAGCAGGCCCTGCGGGTCGGCCTCGGTGGGCACCCAGTGGACCATGAACAGCAGCAGCAACCCGATCGGCTCGTCGAAGTCCAGCAGCCGGTTCACCTCGCCGCTGGACAGGATGCTCTCCGGGTCGCGCATGTCCGCCTGCAGCACTCCGACGCGGTCGTCACCTGCGACGATGAGCTCACCGTGCGCCACGGCCACGGGGTCGCGGTCCACGTAGACGACGCGGCAGTCGGGGGCCGTCTGGGCGACCTCGTGCACGTTCGCCACGGTCGGGATGCCGGAGCCGATGTCGAGGAACTGGCGCACGCCCTGCTCGGTCATGAACCGCACCGCGCGGCGCAGGAAGGCCCGGTTGAGCCGGGCGGCGCTGCGCGAGTGCGGCATCATCTGCTCGGCCTTCTCGCCCATCAGGCGGTCGACCGCGAAGTTGTGCGCGCCGCCGAGGAGGTAGTCGTACACCCGTGCGGCACTGGGCACGGAAACGTCCACGCTCTGTGGAATCCAGCTCTCGTCGGCCACCACGACCACCCTCTTCTGGTTGCGGACGCACTAGCTTAGTCATGCACAAAGCGACTACGACTAGGCCGCTCGTGTGAACGCGCGCCACCCGTTTGGGCACTGTCGTTGTCGACCGAACGACTCCTAAGGTGGTCCATCCTTTCCACGCGAGGAGCGATGATGTCCGTCCCGGTGGCGCCCGGCAGGCTGCCATTTCTCGGGCACACGTTGCCAATGCTCAGGAAAAGATTCGCATTCACCGCGAATTTACGAGGTCAGGGCGATCTCGTCGAAGTGCACCTCGGCCCGATGCGGGCCTATTTCGTGACCAGTCCCGAGTTGATGCACCAGGTGCTGGTCACCGATGCGCCGAAGTTCCACAAAGGCCGGATGTACGACAAGTTCCGCCCGTTCGTCGGCAACGGGCTCGCGGTGTCGAGCGGGACGTTCCACCTGCGCCAGCGGCGGATGGTGCAGCCGGCGTTCCACCGCGACCGCATCGCCGGCTACGCCGCCATCATGGTCCGCGCGGCGACCGACCTGGTGCGGGAGTGGCGGCCGGGCGAGGTGCGCCGGCTCGAGGCCGACATGCAGGGGCTCGCCGTCACGATCGTCGGTGAGGCCTTGTTCTCCACCGAGATCGGCAAACGCGCGATCGACGAGGCCCGCCGGTCCGTGTTCGTGATCATCAAGAACGGCATCCTGCGCGCGCTCTCGCCGGGGTTCGTCGAGAAGCTGCCGATCCCGGCCAACCGCGAGTTCGACGAGGCCATCGCCAGGATGCGCGCGATCGTGCACGAGGTCATCGCGAGCAGGCGGGACGACGACACCGACCACGGCGACCTGCTGTCGACGCTGCTGGCCGCCAGGGACCCCGAGACCGGCGAGCCGATGACCGAGGACGAGGTCTTCGACGAGGTCATCACGCTGCTCACCGCGGGCATCGAGACCACGGCGCTGGCGCTGGCCTGGATCTTCCACGAGATCGCCGCCAACCCCGGCGTGCAGGCGCGGGTGCTGGCGGAGGTCGACGAGGTCCTGGCGGGCCGGCCGGTGACGATCGACGACGTGCCGAGGCTCGCCTACCTGGGCCAGGTCGCGCAGGAGGTGCTGCGCAAGTACCCGCTCTGGCTCGTCATGCGCCGCACGGCCGAGGAGGTCGAGCTCGGCGGCGCACGCCTCGCACCGGGCACCGAGGTGATCCTCAGCCCGCACACCATGCACCACGACCCGGCGCACTTCCCGGACCCCGAGCGCTTCGACCCCGACCGCTGGACCCCCGAACGCGCGAAGCGGCTGCCGAAGGGCGCGTTCGTCCCGTTCGGCGGCGGCATCCACCAGTGCATCGGAAACCACTTCGCGCTGACCGAGATCGTCACCGTGGTGGCGACGGTCTGCGCGCACCACCGGCTGGTCCCCGACCGGCCGGTGCGCACGAAGTTCACCAACGCGGCCTACCCCTACGACCTGATGATGAAGGTCGTCCCCCGCTAGCTGGAGGTTGTTCCCCCATGCGTTTCCGCCGGCTCTGTGCCGCCGTGCTGCTCGCCGCGTTCATCCCGGTCCCCGCACCGGCGAACGCCGCCCAGAACACCACCTGTGAGGACGTGTACACCCCCGTCCAGTTCGGCCTCGTCAAGCAGACGATGTACGGCCGGCTGTGCGTGCCGCGGGGCGCCGGCACCGTCCAGGTGCTCGTCCCCGGTGGCACCTACACCAGCGGCTACTGGGACATCCCGGTGGACGGCGAGCTCCGCTCCGTCACCCGCGCGATGAACAAGGCGGGCATCGCCACCATGGCGGTGGACCGGATCGGCACCGGCAAGAGCACCAAGCCGCTCAGCATCCTGGTGGACGTCCCGAACCAGGCCGAGGCGGTGCACCAGGTGATCCAGAGCCTGCGCCCGCGGTTCTCGAAGGTCTTAGTGGGCGGTCACTCCATCGGTTCCGCCATCGCGATGGCCGAGGCGGGCAGGTACCGCGACGTCGACGGCGTGCTCGTCACCGGCATGACCCACCAGTGGGACTACGTCAGGGCCGTCCCCGCGCTGACCAACCTGATCCCGGCCCTGCTCGACCCCAAGCTGAGCCTGCGCGGCATCGACGTCGGCTACCTGACCACCGCGCCGGGCACGCGCTACAAGATGTTCCACTCGCCCGGCCCGAACGTCGCGAGCGTCATCAACCTCGACGAGTCCACAAAGGACGTCGTGTCGGCGAGCGAGTTCGTGACCACCGCGCTGATGTCCAACATCGTGCTCCCCGCGAGCGCCGGCATCACCGCTCCGGTGCTGACCGTGCAGACCTCGGCCGACTACTTCTGCGGCACCCCACCGCTCGGCGCCGACTGCTCGTCGGCCGCGGCACTGGTCCGTTCCGAGAAGCCGTTCTACCCGCGGGCGCCGCGGCTGGACGGGTACGTGGTGAACGGGTACGGGCACGTGTTCAACTTCGACACCAAGGGCGCTGACCGCTACCACGCGGCTCTCGTCGCGTGGCAGCGCAGCATCTGACAGCTACCGGCGGGGGTGGCGCGGTGAGTGCCGCGCCACCTCAGCTAGAGCTTCTGCAGGAACTCGCCCGCGTCACGCGGGACACCGAAGTGGGCGCCGATCGCGAGGTCGGCGCCCGCTTCCGTCCACCACCGGGCCTGCTCGGCGGTCTCGACGCCGTCCACGCAGATGTTCACGCCCAGCTCGTGCACCGCCGGGATCAGCGCCACCGAGCGGGGATCCATGCGGTGCACCAGTTCCTCCGGCACGCACACGGACACGATCGGCAGCTCCGAGAGCCAGGCCAGGTCGCGCGGACCGAGGCCGAAGTCCTCCAGCGCGATCCGCACGCCCCTGGCCGCGAGCGTGCTGAGGTTCTCCGCCGCGCCGGCCACGCCGAGGACGCCGACCGGCATGCACAGCGTCAGGCGCTCGTGCGGCAGGCCGGTCTCCTCCACGACCTTCGCCACCCGTGACACCAGGTCCGCGTCGGTCGCCTGGTGGCGGGTGAGGCGGACGCCGAACTGCGCGTCGAGCTCACCTCGTTGCCGCCACCACTGGGCCTGGCCGGCCGCGATCCTGATCAGCCACTCGCCCATCGGCAGGATGAGTCCGGTCTGGTCGGCGAGCTCGGCGCAGCGGTCGGAGAGGTCCCAGTGCAGCACGGCTTCCACGCCCGCGAGCTCACCGGTCGCGAGGACGCGGACCGGCCGGTAGCAGACGCCGATGTCGCCCTGTTCCCACGCTCCCGGCATCACGACGGCCAGTGCGTGGTCGCGGCGGCGTTCGGTGTCCTGGTTGCCGTGGAACAACTCCCACTGGCCACGCTGGTCCTTCTTGGCCTGCCGCAGCGCGAGGTCGGCCATGCGCAGCAGCTCGACCGGGTCGACGTCGGGCGAGGGCCGGTGGACGACGCCCGCGCTCACCGACACCGAGAGGCCGTGGTCGTCCACGAACACCGGTTCGGCCAGGTCGGTGTTGATCGCGGCCATCGTCGTCGCGACGTCCGGCGTCAGGAAGGTGTTCTCCACGACGATGCCGAACTCGTCGCCGTCGAACCGCGCGACCATCGCCTGCTCGCGCGACATCAACGCGCGCAGCCTGCGGGCCACGTGCTGCAGCAGCCTCTCCCCGACGCCGCCGCCGAGGCTGTTGCACACCAGGCCGAACGCGTCGAGGTCCAGGTGGAACACGGTCACGCCGAACTCGGGGTCGGCGCGGCGCAGCGCGGTCTCCAGGTGCGTGGTGAAGAACTGCCGGTTCGGCAGGCCGGTCAGCACGTCGTGCAGCGACTGCCGGCGCAGTTCTCCTTGCAGCAGCGCGAGTTCCGTGTCGTCGTCGGCGACCACGAGCACGTGGCTCGGCTTGCCGTCGCCGTCGCGCAGCAACGACGCCGTCATCGTCACCTTGGCCAGGTCGTCCTCACCGCGCAGCAGGTGCAGCGGTTCGCGTTCGAACTCGGCCCGCTCGGCGAGCACGCGTTCGACCATCTCGCGGAACACGACGATCGAGCTCGGCGCGACGAACTCCATCAGCCGGGCGCCCGGTTCCGGACGCTGCCGAGGATGCCGCCGATGGCCTCGTTGGCCCACACCACCTTCCCGTCGAGACCGACGATCAGGATGCCGTTGGTCGACGAGATCGCGATGCCCGCGAACTTGGCCTCGCTCTGCCGCTGGTCCCACTGCGCGTCACGGGCGGCCTTGAGCAGCGAGCGCTGCATGCTCTCCTGCTGGTCGAGGATCGCGCGGGCGCGCGCCGTGGTGAAGCCGCACGTCAGCGCACCGATCCCGCCGACCACGCGCACCACGTGCTGCTTGCTCGCGCTGAACTCCTCCAAGCCCAGCAAGCCCTTCCCGAGCACGTCGACCGTGCGCTTGAGACCGGGTTCGTTGACGTAGCCGAGAGCGACGAGTCGCTCGCCCACCTCCTCGAACGGAGCAGGGTCGAACGGCTCGTTGTGCAACGCCGCGCACAACGCGTCGAGCTGGCCGGCCAGTTCGGCGTCCAGCTCGTCCCGTCTCAGCGCGACCATCACAACGCTGCTGAGCAGGTAGCTCCACTTGCGCGACAAGGCTTCCCGCGCGCGGACGGCGGCGGTGTCCGCGGGTGGAGCGGCATCGGGTCTTCGGCTCGGATTCGTCATTCCCGTTGCCCTGTATGGGGTGCAGAGTGTCCGGCAGTCTACCTACCGCGAGTCGGCGCCCACTGCGCCAACAGTGTGAAACCTCCACCACGGACGGGTGGTTTT from Lentzea guizhouensis harbors:
- a CDS encoding ATP-dependent DNA helicase translates to MTVSPFEIADSLGLNKPTPEQAEVIAAPAQPALVIAGAGAGKTETMAARVVWLVANGLVEPDRVLGLTFTRKAARQLAERVRARLRRLAGSSLLDDLDPSGERKMAVLTGEPVVLTYHAYAGRLVTEHGLRLPVEPGVRLLTETAAWQLAHRVVSTWAKDLDTDKVPATITGYLLALAGELGEHLVTPDQLQAHAEKFTALVENAPKAPRQRDALPEKLKEIVAAQRLRVALLPLLDAYQQRKRKEAALDFADQMSLAAQLAQFPEVNEGERARYGAVLLDEYQDTGHAQRVLLRSLFGEGKPMPVTSVGDPAQAIYGWRGASAANLPRFVDDFPPTKKFGLLTSFRNPPEVLELANAVSLPLREAGLDVDELKARPGAGQGDVRLALHADIRQELDWVADNVAAQWVAHLDAEGAPPTAAVLVRRRSDMAAIAAALRERGLPVEVVGLGGLLDEPEVRDLVSALRVLVDPLAGTAAARLLTGSRWRLAARDLAALWSRARDLAGVQSRQSVVDDPLLVIADALPGEHAEQAGLADALDDPGDPDAYSTDGYRRIRRLGGELASLRRRLTQPLPELVADVERTLLLDIEAMSRPGMVGRAHLDAFADVVTDFAAASPSATLPSLLDYLYTAEHAEDGLEPGEIEVSEDRVQILTVHSAKGLEWHIVALPHLVKDVFPGRKKSSCWLKAVTELPADLRGDSQDLPELKLSAGFNRKEVDEALTIHAEEFEDRRLVEERRLFYVGVTRAEHSLLLSGHWWGEAGEKPKGPSVFLTEMHEVFRRDHAGDISVWAGEPEPETPNPLAQDVKAAQWPADPLGKRRDAVVEGAEMVLAALDELRTAPPEPLPLIFDEPEPETLREDEDYPPPDDPPPDDDFPPEPEPLPDDVVPDDPEMPEDADPEGWAADVDVLLAERAASMNRREQVVLPDHLSVSQLVELAKDPDLLARRLRRPLPFPPNPLARRGTAFHTWLENRFGATRLLDIDELPGAGDADAAPDADLDRLKEAFLTSAWAERTPHDVEVPFEAEFDGISVRGRMDAVYKDPDGWTVVDWKTGAVPDAEALPALSVQLAAYRLAWAALVDAPLEQVRAAFHYVRHDHTLRPADLLDEAGLKDLIRSVG
- a CDS encoding putative bifunctional diguanylate cyclase/phosphodiesterase produces the protein MTRTGNLKESEARFNEVVTSSTNGVLIVDLDGTLIRANAAIGHILERTADELTGVPLFDLVEPGFAEMLSEAMDELAAGTTDRVRQSQRLRRKDGEVARVTLAASLLRGANDEPSHFVVVVEDGTELELLQNELKRQSLHDPLTGLPNRQFFTTQLEIALRKGDPEHGITVFHLDLDAFGMLRDSFGGRVVERMLQHVTQRLKALLADEKVMIARFGGDEFGVLVENTATTPPIDTIMKGINEDLMLEPTYVDGHGLAVSVSAGVVHRPGGEVEPLDVLRSAERALRRAKRGRRGQWELFHAGQDAEERRDDALAVEMPSAWENGEITVRYRPVVELASGAVSGVEAAMHWERPESEALGHDRCAALAEQTGLILPLGEWMLRVAGGQSVWWRQRGQFERALALRLTAHQSADADLVTRVVRVLDQVGLAPGQLMISVPGSVLPMADAADNVAVLARMGVLTAVDDFGLGPLDFGLLAADLPVQAVRVARGLVASRSQYVAALLPLLREQGVSVAVDGIDSAELAAWWRDAGADFATGDHFSGALPAGDFLENLPPR
- a CDS encoding SAM-dependent methyltransferase — encoded protein: MVADESWIPQSVDVSVPSAARVYDYLLGGAHNFAVDRLMGEKAEQMMPHSRSAARLNRAFLRRAVRFMTEQGVRQFLDIGSGIPTVANVHEVAQTAPDCRVVYVDRDPVAVAHGELIVAGDDRVGVLQADMRDPESILSSGEVNRLLDFDEPIGLLLLFMVHWVPTEADPQGLLKRYREALPSGSYLAISHMAGDHVNDEARAVTDRMSKAGGGDVTYRDRDEIEAFFGDFELVEPGLVKFAEWRPTGPGDISDDPAVNRIAFAGVGRKP
- a CDS encoding cytochrome P450, which produces MSVPVAPGRLPFLGHTLPMLRKRFAFTANLRGQGDLVEVHLGPMRAYFVTSPELMHQVLVTDAPKFHKGRMYDKFRPFVGNGLAVSSGTFHLRQRRMVQPAFHRDRIAGYAAIMVRAATDLVREWRPGEVRRLEADMQGLAVTIVGEALFSTEIGKRAIDEARRSVFVIIKNGILRALSPGFVEKLPIPANREFDEAIARMRAIVHEVIASRRDDDTDHGDLLSTLLAARDPETGEPMTEDEVFDEVITLLTAGIETTALALAWIFHEIAANPGVQARVLAEVDEVLAGRPVTIDDVPRLAYLGQVAQEVLRKYPLWLVMRRTAEEVELGGARLAPGTEVILSPHTMHHDPAHFPDPERFDPDRWTPERAKRLPKGAFVPFGGGIHQCIGNHFALTEIVTVVATVCAHHRLVPDRPVRTKFTNAAYPYDLMMKVVPR
- a CDS encoding alpha/beta hydrolase, translated to MRFRRLCAAVLLAAFIPVPAPANAAQNTTCEDVYTPVQFGLVKQTMYGRLCVPRGAGTVQVLVPGGTYTSGYWDIPVDGELRSVTRAMNKAGIATMAVDRIGTGKSTKPLSILVDVPNQAEAVHQVIQSLRPRFSKVLVGGHSIGSAIAMAEAGRYRDVDGVLVTGMTHQWDYVRAVPALTNLIPALLDPKLSLRGIDVGYLTTAPGTRYKMFHSPGPNVASVINLDESTKDVVSASEFVTTALMSNIVLPASAGITAPVLTVQTSADYFCGTPPLGADCSSAAALVRSEKPFYPRAPRLDGYVVNGYGHVFNFDTKGADRYHAALVAWQRSI